A DNA window from Loxodonta africana isolate mLoxAfr1 chromosome 7, mLoxAfr1.hap2, whole genome shotgun sequence contains the following coding sequences:
- the LOC135231708 gene encoding olfactory receptor 56A3-like has protein sequence MTPYRNGSISTGISDFLLNCFVRYPSWQLWLSLPLSLLFLLAMGSNAIVLITIWLEASLHKPMYYLLSLLSLQDVVICLTVIPKVLAIFWFDLRPISFFSCFFQMFIMNYFFAMESCTFMVMAYDRYVAVCHPLQYTSIITDQFVAKAVIFILARNAIFTLTIAILSARLHYCGRNVIENCICANMSVSRLSCDDVTINRLYQFAVGWTLLGSDLILIFLSYTLILRAVLRLKAEGAVAKALSTCGSHFILIFFFSTILLVFVLTHVAKKKVSPDVPVLLNVLHHIIPAALNPIVYGVRTQEIKQGIQRLLKKG, from the coding sequence ATGACACCTTACAGAAATGGCTCCATCTCCACTGGGATTTCAGACTTCCTCTTAAATTGTTTTGTCAGGTACCCCAGCTGGCAGCTATGGCTGTCCCTGCCACtcagcctcctcttcctcctggcCATGGGGTCTAATGCTATTGTCCTCATCACCATCTGGCTGGAGGCCTCCCTGCACAAGCCTATGTACTATCTCCTCAGCCTCCTTTCCCTGCAGGACGTGGTGATTTGTCTCACTGTCATTCCCAAGGTACTGGCCATCTTCTGGTTCGACCTCAGACCCATCAGCTTCTTTTCCTGCTTCTTCCAGATGTTCATCATGAATTACTTCTTTGCTATGGAGTCCTGCACATTCAtggtcatggcctatgaccgctatgtggccgtCTGCCACCCACTGCAGTACACATCCATTATCACTGACCAATTTGTAGCCAAGGCTGTCATTTTCATTTTGGCCAGAAATGCTATTTTTACCCTAACCATTGCCATTCTCTCTGCTCGACTCCATTACTGTGGGAGAAATGTCATTGAGAACTGCATCTGTGCCAATATGTCTGTCTCAAGGCTCTCCTGTGATGATGTCACCATCAATCGCCTCTACCAATTTGCTGTAGGCTGGACTCTGCTAGGATCTGACCTCATCCTCATCTTTCTCTCCTACACCCTCATACTGCGAGCTGTGCTGAGACTCAAGGCAGAGGGTGCTGTGGCCAAGGCCCTAAGCACATGTGGCTCCCACTTCATCCTTATCTTCTTTTTTAGCACCATCCTCCTGGTCTTCGTCCTTACTCATGTGGCTAAGAAGAAGGTCTCCCCTGATGTGCCAGTCTTGCTCAATGTCCTCCACCACATCATTCCTGCAGCCCTCAATCCCATTGTTTATGGAGTGCGAACCCAGGAGATCAAGCAAGGAATCCAGAGATTACTGAAGAAAGGGTAG